CAATCATCGATCCATTAGCATTCCCGTCGAACGAACGTATCCTTGGCTCGCGGCGGCCTGTTCAGCCCGTCTGCCTGGCTCGAAGGGAATCTCTCGCCAAAGATGGACAGACGTGAGGTCATAAGAGGATTCGCGGCGGTAGTCGGGGTCATATGTGCGCGAGCTCGACTCTTGGCTGTTGACCAAGATCAGACCTCCATGGAGAAGCCGAGCTTTGCCGTGCCAATTCGCGGGATCACGAAAAAAGGCGCGAGACTTCTCCAACCGATCCAACTAACGATTGGGCACACCGGAACGGATGCAATGTTGGTGGTCCGCGCCGACCACGAGGAAGTCGACCGACGCGTTCTGTCTACAGGGACACATACATTCAGCGTCTATGTCGATCCGGTTGAAACAGCAACGCAAGTGCGTCTTGACTATGAAATCGCAGGCAAGTCGGACTCGGCTGACGTTCGAGTCGAACCGGTACGCAAAGTCGAGATCTTCATCCTGCCTCATTCTCACCATGACCTTGGGTTTACCGATCTCCAGAGCAATATCGAAGCAAAACAAATGACCAATATCTCCAAGGGAATTGCACTAGCGCGGGCCACGGCCAACTACCCGCAGGGAGCGCGATTCATATGGAACCTCGAGGTTCTCTGGGGAGCAGATCTGTTCCTGAGAACCAAGACCGAGTCAGAGCGCGAAGAGCTGATCAGCGCTGTGTAGAGGGGTTGGGTCGCGATCAACGGGATGTACGCAAACGAGCTTACTGGCCTTTACCGGCCTGAAGAACTTCTGCAATTGTTTCGTTACTCAACCGAGTAGGCCATCAATGCGGAGTCCGCGTTGACTCAGCCATGATCAGCGATGTTCCTGGGTGTACCTGGGGGACGGTCTCTGCGATGGCTCAGGCAGGCATCCGCTACTTCTCAGCTGCTCCCAATTACTTCGACCGCATAGGGGCTTTTATGGTAGAGTGGCAGGATAAACCCATTCTGGTGGGTCTCTCCTTCTGGCAATGAAAGAGTAACTTTTCTGGGTTCCTTGGACCGGGTATGCGATGTATTTCGCAATCCAATCCTGGTCAGATGGCAGCTTCAACGAGCAGCGGGGTCGTCGTGAGCTTCGATTTAGGAGGCAGCCACGTTGCCGCCATGGCTGCGAAGGTGAGCAGCCCTTTCGACGGAACCAGAGCATCCCTAGCCTTGAACGAAGGTGGTTCAGCAACATATCTGTTTGACCGGGTCGACGAAGTTGGTCGCATGGCTCTGGCTGCTCTGAACTCTTCGGAGGCCATAGTAGGAATCGCGGTTGCGATGCCGGGGCCATTCGAATACTCGACTGGGGTTTCGTGGCTGCAACACAAATTCTCTGCTTGGTATAGCGTCAATGTTTGTAAACATCTAGCAATTAGATTCGGGATTGACGAAAAGAACGTCGTGTTCCTCAACGATGCAGACGCCTTTCTTCTTGGTGAGCTTCAAGAGTCATTCGCGGCTAGGGCAATTGGAATTACTTTGGGGACGGGGATCGGCGCCTCATTTGCGATAGATGGACGAGCGGTGCCCGCAGCTGAAATTCTTCCCAACAATTGCGATCTTTATGCTCTCCCTTGGAAGGGCCGCACAGTCGAAGAATTTATTTCCACCCGTGGCATCATGAAACTGCATGAAGATCGCAGCGGGCGATATAGATCGGTCAAAGAGATTGCGGTGAAGTCCAACTTCGATGCTGTTGCGGCTGATACGATGTTGGCCTTTGGAAAAGAGCTCCGTCTGGTTGTCGAGACCTATCTTCTGCCCAATCATTTTAGGCGGCTCCATTTCTCGCAGCTCGGAGACTTTCTTGCCCGCAATGCGATCAGGACCACTTGAGCTGGCAGGCGTTCTGAAAATATCGTCTCACTTTGAGAACGCGGCTTTGCTGGGAGCAATGGCAGACTGGCTGCGACGGCGAGACTAGTCAAACCAAAATTAGATGCTGGGTACCAGCCAACATGAAGTCTAATCAGAGTTTGCTGCTAGGTCAGCTCTTGCTTTTGCACATCACGCGAGATGGAAACGCACCTTTACGATTTCACTATTCGGCCATCTAGACACTTTCGTGGACAACTGTCTTTGGCGAAGGTGGTATCGATGTCGAATCGAGCGGCGATTTTCGGGAGCGGTATCTATTCATCGATGAGAAGCTTCAACAAACCGCGTCCCACTAAGCCTCTTGAAGCCGCCCCTTAGAAACTGAGACCAGAGTCCCTTTCGGTAGGTCACGGCGCTTTGGCCGGCCTTCTCATGGACAGCCTTGGCATATACAGATGCGAGTTCAATCATCGCCTCATCCAAGCGCGGATATATCTCCAATAACTCAGCGATTGGGGTTCCAATAGAAAGAGGCTTTAGATGCTGGCGGTACAAATCGCCATTGATGCGCATCCTCAAGCCATTGGCTGCAACGAGGGCAGATGTCTCGGTTGGATACTGTTCGACTGTTCCAATGATGGCTGTGCGGCGTAGTCGCACACCAGTTTCGTCAGTTTCTCTCCAGAGGAACTCCCATCGATCGGGGCCCACCTTTCGTCTGGTGCGGCGAAGATAGTCATGTTGGTACGTTTTCTTCATAATGCCTCATGTAAAAGCAAGGCTACTCTCTGCCGTCTGTAACGACGGGAGCCAACAAGACTCGGCATCTCGGTCGCCTTAATCCCTCGAACCTGGCTTAGGAATAGAGGGTTCGGTCGAACAAGCAAATAAGAAACTGGCCTCAAGGCGGTAGGATTGCTAATGTCTTTGGAGACACTCGTTCTATGTGGTTACATTTGATCTCCGTTCTTATTGTTTTGTTAGGTCTTTTGCCTCTTGCCTCGTTCGGGCAATCGTCAAAGCGACTTCTCTACTCATCTCTCTCCGATGATGAACGAGTCAATGACCTCATGTCACGCATGACCCTTGACGAGAAAATCGCTCAACTCATTAACACTGCACCAGCAATCCCGCGCCTTAATCTTCCTGCCTATGATTATTGGAGCGAAGGTCTTCATGGCGTTGCCCGTTCTGGATACGCCACACTCTTTCCTCAGGCTATCGGTATGGCCGCCACCTGGGACGCTCCGCTCATTCACCAGATCTCAACGGCAATCTCTACCGAAGCTCGCGCTAAATACAATGAAGCCGTACGCCTCAACATTCATTCCATCTATTACGGTCTTACTATCTGGTCGCCGAATATCAATATCTTTCGCGATCCACGCTGGGGCCGCGGCCAAGAAACATATGGGGAAGATCCATTTCTTACCGCGCGTCTGGGCGTAGCGTTTGTCGAAGGTCTCCAAGGAGATGATCCTCACTACTTGAGAGCAATCGCTACTCCTAAGCATTACGCCGTACATAGTGGCCCAGAATCGACTCGTCATAGCGCCAATGTTGATCCCTCACCTTACGATCTTTGGGATACCTATCTTCCCGCCTTCCGGGCCACCATAACCGAAGCGAAAGCCGATTCGATCATGTGCGCCTATAACTCGATCAACAACTATCCCGCTTGCGCAAATAAATACCTTCTCCAAACGGTTCTTCGTGACGCCTGGTCCTTCAAAGGCTTCGTCACCTCTGATTGCGGTGCCATCGACGACTTTTATGAAGTGACGGCACATCATCTGTCACCGAGCAAGGAGGCAGCAGCTGTCGCAGGCATTGAAGCCGGCACAGATACAAACTGCGGCGAGACCTACCTCTCTCTCACCGAAGCTCTGAAAAAACATCTCATTAGCGAATCACAGATCAATGCCTCCCTTAAAAGACTGCTCCTTGCGCGGTATCGTCTTGGCCTCTTCGATGACGCTTCCCGGGTCCCCTATGCAGCGATTCCCTTCTCCGAAGTCCACTCCCCCTCCCACAGAGAATTGGCCAAAACTGCAGCCAGGAAGTCGATGGTGCTGCTGAAAAACGACTCCTCTTTTCTGCCGCTCGACCTGAACACTCGTACAATCGCCGTCATAGGACCTAATGCTGCCTCCTTGGCAGCCATCGAAGGCAACTACAATGCAATTGCCGAAGACCCCAAACTCCCTGTCGACGCCATTGCAGCTGAGTTTAAGAACTCAATGATCCTCTATGCTCAGGGCTCGCCGTATGCGGATCAGGTGCCTCTACCGATTCCTCGCACCATGTTTCATCCCAGCAAATCAGCGGTTGAAAACGGGCTGAAGGCCGAGTATTTCTCCGACAGCACTTTCCAAGGCAACCCTGTAACGACACGTATTGACAAGGCGATTGACTTCGATTGGAACTCCGCTGCTCCAACGCCCGGCGTGCCCTCCAATAGCTTTGCTGTCCGCTGGACCGGAACCATCACAGCTCCACAGACGGGAGATCTTGCGCTCGCAATGCATTTTGGTGACTGCTATCCCTGCACTGGACACGAGCAATTTAAGATCTTTGTTGATGGAAAACTCATTGCAAGTGACTCCCCGTCAGAGAATAGTTTAGATTCGCACTTTCGACTGAATTTCGTGGACACTAATCCACATGATCTTAGAGTCGAGTACATACATCACGCGCCACTCCGCGGCGCAGACCTCTCATTCGAGTGGACTCCACAGTCTTCGTATTTACGAAAAGAGGCCGTCGCAATCGCTCAGAAATCTGATGTCATTCTTGCGTTTGTAGGCTTATCTCCTAATCTCGAGGGTGAAGAGATGTCCCTCCATGTCGAAGGCTTCGCCGGCGGAGATCGGACGGACATCAAGCTTCCCGCTGCGCAGCAAGAACTTCTGGAAGCACTTGCCGCGACCGGTAAGCCGCTGGTGGTCATTCTCATGAACGGCTCTGCTCTCTCTGTCAACTGGGCTCAGGAGCATGCCAAAGCCATCCTAGAAGCCTGGTATCCCGGGGAAGCGGGATCGGAAGCAATTGCTGAAACTCTAAGCGGGCAAAACAACCCCGGCGGGCGTCTTCCCGTGACCTTCTATGCCGGGGTCGAACAGTTGCCCGCCTTTAGTGACTATTCCATGGCCAACCGAACTTACCGTTACTTCAAGGGCAAACCGCTTTATGGTTTCGGTTATGGGCTTAGCTATACCATTTTTTCTTATCAAAACCTCAGGCTCTCTAGTTCAAAACTCAAGGCCGGTGACTCCATTACAGCCGAAGCAGATGTGAAGAACACAGGGACTCGAGAGGGAGACGAAGTCGCGGAACTCTATCTGATGCCACCTTACTCCTCGGTGTCTCCGAACCTAGCCCTCGCGGGTTTCACGCGTCTGCATCTGAAACCGGACGAAACAACCCATGTCACCTTCACTCTTGATTCTCGTACCCTGTCCCAAGTGGACGATAAGGGCAATCGAGCCGTTGTTCCGGGTAGCTATGTTATTGCGGTAGGCGGATCTCAACCAGACAGTCGTCTTGGGAAAACCGCCAGCTTCAGCGTGCAAGGCACGTTAAAACTCCCACACTAGATATGGATCCAAGAGGGACTGCCGGGATCAGCTCTGCTGAACAGTTACAGACTAAGTATCCTCTACTTTACTGGCATGGCAGCTGGCAAGACAGCGGATCGTTGGAACTAGACGCCGTATTGAGTTATCCGATAATGCTTGTACGCTGCACGCGCTTGAGCGTATTGTGACGCCCTGGCAGGATTGGGCGAGGCGGTTCGCTGGTCATCGAGCTTGATGCAACGATCGCAGATTTCGATGAAGGTCTCCGGCGAGCCGATTTCGCTGCGAGCGGCGAAGATGGCCTGAATGCAAGCGCCGAGACAACCGGCCTCTTCTTCAAGAGGAACGTGCACGTCTGTGCCACTGGCATCGGCGAG
This DNA window, taken from Edaphobacter lichenicola, encodes the following:
- a CDS encoding polysaccharide deacetylase family protein, whose product is MEKPSFAVPIRGITKKGARLLQPIQLTIGHTGTDAMLVVRADHEEVDRRVLSTGTHTFSVYVDPVETATQVRLDYEIAGKSDSADVRVEPVRKVEIFILPHSHHDLGFTDLQSNIEAKQMTNISKGIALARATANYPQGARFIWNLEVLWGADLFLRTKTESEREELISAV
- a CDS encoding ROK family protein; its protein translation is MRCISQSNPGQMAASTSSGVVVSFDLGGSHVAAMAAKVSSPFDGTRASLALNEGGSATYLFDRVDEVGRMALAALNSSEAIVGIAVAMPGPFEYSTGVSWLQHKFSAWYSVNVCKHLAIRFGIDEKNVVFLNDADAFLLGELQESFAARAIGITLGTGIGASFAIDGRAVPAAEILPNNCDLYALPWKGRTVEEFISTRGIMKLHEDRSGRYRSVKEIAVKSNFDAVAADTMLAFGKELRLVVETYLLPNHFRRLHFSQLGDFLARNAIRTT
- a CDS encoding glycoside hydrolase family 3 C-terminal domain-containing protein, whose protein sequence is MWLHLISVLIVLLGLLPLASFGQSSKRLLYSSLSDDERVNDLMSRMTLDEKIAQLINTAPAIPRLNLPAYDYWSEGLHGVARSGYATLFPQAIGMAATWDAPLIHQISTAISTEARAKYNEAVRLNIHSIYYGLTIWSPNINIFRDPRWGRGQETYGEDPFLTARLGVAFVEGLQGDDPHYLRAIATPKHYAVHSGPESTRHSANVDPSPYDLWDTYLPAFRATITEAKADSIMCAYNSINNYPACANKYLLQTVLRDAWSFKGFVTSDCGAIDDFYEVTAHHLSPSKEAAAVAGIEAGTDTNCGETYLSLTEALKKHLISESQINASLKRLLLARYRLGLFDDASRVPYAAIPFSEVHSPSHRELAKTAARKSMVLLKNDSSFLPLDLNTRTIAVIGPNAASLAAIEGNYNAIAEDPKLPVDAIAAEFKNSMILYAQGSPYADQVPLPIPRTMFHPSKSAVENGLKAEYFSDSTFQGNPVTTRIDKAIDFDWNSAAPTPGVPSNSFAVRWTGTITAPQTGDLALAMHFGDCYPCTGHEQFKIFVDGKLIASDSPSENSLDSHFRLNFVDTNPHDLRVEYIHHAPLRGADLSFEWTPQSSYLRKEAVAIAQKSDVILAFVGLSPNLEGEEMSLHVEGFAGGDRTDIKLPAAQQELLEALAATGKPLVVILMNGSALSVNWAQEHAKAILEAWYPGEAGSEAIAETLSGQNNPGGRLPVTFYAGVEQLPAFSDYSMANRTYRYFKGKPLYGFGYGLSYTIFSYQNLRLSSSKLKAGDSITAEADVKNTGTREGDEVAELYLMPPYSSVSPNLALAGFTRLHLKPDETTHVTFTLDSRTLSQVDDKGNRAVVPGSYVIAVGGSQPDSRLGKTASFSVQGTLKLPH